One genomic segment of Methanobacterium spitsbergense includes these proteins:
- a CDS encoding 30S ribosomal protein S4, whose amino-acid sequence MGHPRKARKQYDTPSHPWNAARIKAENKLVVKYGLRTKKEVWKAETTIKRYRRDARFLLGMDTEHAELEKAQLLNHIKRLGMLKANAKLEDILDLTVEDVLRRRLETVVHNLGLANTAKQARIFIVHGHIAMNGRKINAPGYMVKTGEEQTIGFYPGSPMEKIMKEATKPAAAEEKNE is encoded by the coding sequence ATGGGACATCCAAGAAAGGCAAGAAAGCAATATGATACACCATCACACCCATGGAACGCAGCTCGTATAAAAGCAGAAAACAAGCTAGTTGTTAAATATGGGCTCAGAACTAAAAAAGAAGTTTGGAAAGCTGAGACTACCATTAAAAGGTACAGAAGAGATGCAAGGTTCTTACTCGGTATGGATACAGAACATGCTGAACTTGAAAAGGCACAGCTCTTAAACCATATAAAAAGACTCGGTATGCTCAAGGCAAATGCAAAACTCGAAGACATACTCGATTTAACAGTTGAAGATGTACTTAGAAGAAGACTGGAAACAGTTGTACACAACCTTGGACTTGCAAACACAGCCAAACAGGCAAGGATCTTCATTGTACACGGACACATAGCAATGAACGGCAGAAAAATAAATGCACCAGGCTACATGGTCAAAACAGGCGAGGAACAAACCATAGGATTTTATCCGGGTTCCCCAATGGAAAAGATCATGAAGGAAGCAACCAAGCCAGCAGCTGCAGAAGAAAAAAATGAGTAA
- a CDS encoding adenylate kinase, translating into MKLVVIAGIPGSGSTTVLTKVLEELDYTHVNYGDVMLEIAKSDCLVEDRDSLRKLSPDLQKEVQENAAQSIREKSEQSNIIVDTHCTIKTPSGFLPGLPKWVLDQLKPDMFVLLEADGDEILKRRISDTTRTRDSERLKDIDIHQEMNRAAAMAYAVLTGATVKIIENHDNRLDEAVEEMVKTLK; encoded by the coding sequence ATGAAATTAGTTGTAATCGCAGGGATTCCAGGATCAGGAAGCACAACAGTGCTTACAAAAGTATTAGAAGAACTTGATTATACGCATGTGAACTATGGTGATGTTATGCTAGAAATAGCAAAGAGTGACTGTCTTGTAGAAGACAGGGATTCACTCCGGAAACTTTCACCAGACCTGCAAAAGGAAGTTCAAGAAAATGCTGCACAAAGTATAAGAGAGAAGTCCGAGCAAAGTAACATAATCGTTGACACACATTGTACCATAAAAACACCATCAGGATTTCTACCAGGACTTCCTAAATGGGTGTTAGACCAGCTGAAACCAGATATGTTTGTTCTCCTGGAAGCGGATGGCGATGAAATTCTAAAAAGACGCATCAGCGACACAACTAGAACAAGGGACTCAGAAAGACTGAAGGATATTGACATCCATCAGGAAATGAATAGGGCAGCAGCAATGGCCTATGCAGTTCTAACAGGTGCAACTGTAAAGATCATAGAAAACCACGACAACAGATTAGATGAAGCTGTTGAAGAGATGGTGAAAACATTAAAATGA
- the secY gene encoding preprotein translocase subunit SecY → MKEIIQPIFSLLPQVKSPTYRVPFKEKIKWTGVILILYFVLGLVALFGLSSGAVDQFANLRAVMAGNFGSIITLGIGPIVSASIILQLLVGGKIINLDLSKPEDKAFFQGTQKLLAIIFTLFEGSVLVLTGALPATPGFQWLLILQITIGGILIIFLDEVVSKWGFGSGVGLFIAAGVAEQIVVGSLNPLVPAGSQAPAGAIPGFIYSLTVGQPGFYLLLPVIATIVVFLIVVYAESMRVEIPLSYGGVKGARGKYPLKFIYASNMPVILTSALLLNVQLFAAMFQKLGFPILGTVTNGKAINGLAYILSPPNSIGILFTDPLRVLIYGVVFIAACILFAILWVELSGIGPKQVSKQLHGMGMQIPGHRSSRAHFEKILKRYIPAITVLGGAFVGLLAFGADLTGALGGGTGVLLTVGIVYKLYEEIAQEQLMDMHPMLRNFLGDSK, encoded by the coding sequence TTGAAAGAAATAATACAACCAATCTTCTCATTGTTACCCCAGGTAAAATCTCCAACCTACAGGGTACCATTTAAAGAGAAAATCAAATGGACAGGTGTGATATTAATCCTGTACTTCGTACTAGGTTTAGTAGCACTATTTGGATTAAGTTCAGGTGCAGTTGACCAGTTTGCTAATTTAAGAGCTGTTATGGCTGGTAATTTCGGTTCAATAATAACATTAGGTATTGGACCCATAGTATCGGCATCCATTATACTGCAGCTGCTGGTTGGGGGTAAGATAATTAATCTTGACCTTTCAAAACCCGAGGACAAAGCATTTTTCCAGGGAACACAGAAACTCCTTGCAATCATATTCACATTATTTGAAGGATCAGTCCTTGTACTAACCGGGGCATTACCTGCAACACCAGGATTTCAATGGCTTCTTATTCTACAGATAACTATTGGAGGAATATTAATAATATTCCTTGATGAAGTTGTTTCAAAATGGGGATTCGGAAGCGGTGTTGGACTGTTTATTGCAGCAGGTGTTGCAGAACAGATAGTGGTTGGATCATTAAACCCACTAGTTCCAGCAGGATCTCAGGCACCAGCTGGAGCAATACCAGGATTCATCTACTCACTAACAGTTGGACAACCTGGATTTTATCTACTGTTACCTGTAATAGCCACCATCGTAGTATTCCTAATAGTTGTTTACGCAGAAAGTATGCGTGTTGAAATACCCCTATCATATGGGGGAGTCAAAGGAGCAAGGGGAAAATACCCACTCAAATTCATATACGCAAGTAACATGCCAGTTATATTAACAAGTGCATTATTACTGAATGTACAACTTTTCGCAGCCATGTTCCAGAAGCTTGGTTTCCCAATATTGGGAACTGTAACCAATGGTAAGGCCATAAATGGACTTGCATATATTCTGTCACCACCAAACTCCATTGGTATACTATTTACCGATCCCTTGAGAGTTTTGATATACGGTGTTGTATTCATAGCAGCATGTATATTGTTTGCAATACTTTGGGTCGAATTAAGTGGTATAGGGCCTAAACAGGTTTCAAAACAGTTACATGGAATGGGAATGCAGATACCAGGTCACAGAAGCAGCAGAGCACACTTTGAAAAGATACTCAAACGGTATATTCCTGCCATAACAGTACTTGGTGGGGCATTTGTTGGATTACTTGCATTTGGAGCAGATCTAACAGGCGCACTTGGAGGAGGAACAGGTGTTCTTCTGACAGTTGGTATAGTCTACAAACTATACGAAGAAATAGCCCAAGAACAACTCATGGACATGCACCCAATGCTAAGGAATTTTTTAGGTGATTCAAAATGA
- the cmk gene encoding (d)CMP kinase — protein MIITIGGLAGSGTTTAAKILSEKLQIPYLSAGEIFRQMAVEKGMDIMEFGKFAEGNDEIDLEIDRRQAQLAKEYTDLIVEGRLSAHFVEADLKIWFVAPEDIRTERICMREGKTRETVKKEIITRGESEATRYQEIHGIDIGNMEVYDIVINSHSFKPEGIAEIILKVTEVISCQQ, from the coding sequence ATGATCATCACCATCGGTGGTCTGGCAGGAAGCGGTACAACAACTGCTGCAAAGATACTGTCGGAAAAACTTCAAATACCCTATCTATCAGCTGGCGAAATATTTCGTCAAATGGCTGTTGAAAAAGGTATGGATATAATGGAGTTTGGTAAATTCGCCGAAGGTAACGATGAAATCGACCTTGAAATCGACAGAAGACAGGCCCAGTTAGCCAAAGAATATACAGATTTAATTGTTGAGGGTAGACTTTCAGCGCACTTCGTTGAAGCAGACCTTAAAATATGGTTTGTAGCACCCGAAGATATTCGAACAGAACGAATATGTATGAGGGAAGGCAAAACCAGAGAAACTGTAAAAAAAGAGATTATTACAAGAGGAGAAAGCGAAGCCACCCGTTATCAAGAGATACACGGAATCGATATTGGAAATATGGAAGTTTATGACATTGTTATAAACAGTCACAGTTTCAAGCCCGAAGGCATAGCAGAGATTATATTAAAAGTAACTGAGGTGATTTCATGCCAGCAATAG
- a CDS encoding EMC3/TMCO1 family protein yields MDFSILNQVLNPILNPLLTLVSDPNNPFFGAIIGVFIIATVVAFVITVANKLLVDQDRLQFLQKEMKGFQQDMMAAQKSGDPKAMADMQKKQTEFMSLQKEMMFNSFKPMIVTFVPIIIIFYWMGGNPLINQMWLNLPTFAYYVLLVPIFHTFYHQSAGVPVVAIEWLGWYILCSFAMSLIWRKLLGLKGGAM; encoded by the coding sequence ATGGACTTTTCAATTCTTAACCAAGTATTAAATCCTATACTTAACCCCCTTCTAACACTGGTTTCCGATCCTAACAATCCATTTTTCGGGGCAATCATAGGAGTATTTATAATAGCTACAGTAGTGGCTTTTGTTATCACAGTGGCTAACAAATTACTAGTTGACCAGGACCGTTTACAATTCCTGCAAAAGGAAATGAAAGGATTCCAACAGGATATGATGGCTGCCCAGAAATCAGGTGACCCCAAGGCAATGGCAGATATGCAGAAAAAACAGACGGAATTTATGAGTCTACAGAAGGAGATGATGTTCAACTCTTTCAAACCAATGATTGTGACATTCGTGCCAATTATCATAATATTCTACTGGATGGGTGGGAATCCACTCATAAACCAAATGTGGCTCAATTTGCCAACCTTTGCATATTATGTGTTACTGGTACCAATATTCCATACATTCTACCATCAATCTGCTGGAGTTCCTGTAGTTGCAATTGAATGGTTGGGATGGTACATACTGTGCTCATTTGCAATGTCCCTGATATGGAGAAAATTACTGGGACTCAAGGGAGGAGCAATGTAA
- a CDS encoding 30S ribosomal protein S11 — protein sequence MAEKEKWGVANVYSSFNNTIITVTDITGAETITQWSGGKVVRADRQESSPFAAMEAATRAAEDVKEKGIIGLHIKVRAPGGNGPRTPGPGAQATIRALARAGIRIGKIEDVTPIPHDGTGRPGGKRGRRV from the coding sequence ATGGCAGAAAAAGAGAAATGGGGCGTAGCTAACGTTTACTCATCCTTCAACAACACCATAATTACTGTAACAGATATCACAGGTGCAGAGACCATTACCCAGTGGTCTGGTGGAAAGGTTGTTCGTGCAGACAGGCAGGAATCATCACCATTTGCAGCTATGGAAGCTGCAACACGTGCTGCTGAAGATGTTAAGGAAAAGGGAATAATAGGACTTCATATAAAAGTAAGAGCTCCTGGTGGAAATGGACCAAGAACTCCAGGACCCGGTGCACAAGCCACAATAAGGGCACTTGCAAGGGCAGGAATAAGAATAGGTAAAATTGAAGATGTAACCCCAATACCACACGACGGTACAGGCAGACCTGGAGGTAAGAGGGGCAGAAGGGTTTAA
- a CDS encoding 50S ribosomal protein L34e has translation MPEGRYRSRSYKRTFKKTPGGKTVLHYKKKLPSKHICAECGKQLHSVPRGRPYQIRKLSKSKKRPNRPYGGNLCSECARQVFKQEARL, from the coding sequence ATGCCAGAAGGAAGGTACAGATCTAGATCATACAAAAGAACATTCAAAAAAACCCCTGGAGGAAAAACAGTTCTTCACTATAAGAAGAAATTACCATCCAAGCATATATGTGCTGAATGTGGTAAGCAACTTCACTCCGTTCCAAGGGGAAGACCATACCAAATAAGAAAACTATCAAAGTCAAAGAAAAGACCTAACAGGCCTTATGGTGGAAACCTCTGTTCAGAGTGTGCTCGCCAAGTCTTCAAACAAGAGGCAAGGTTGTAA
- a CDS encoding DNA-directed RNA polymerase subunit N codes for MIPVRCLSCGKVVSAYFEDYQKRTEEGEDPKKVLDELGISRYCCRRMFIAHVEVW; via the coding sequence ATGATCCCTGTAAGATGTTTAAGCTGCGGTAAAGTGGTATCTGCATACTTTGAAGACTACCAAAAAAGAACCGAAGAAGGGGAAGACCCTAAGAAAGTTTTAGATGAACTTGGAATCTCAAGGTACTGTTGCAGAAGAATGTTCATAGCACATGTAGAGGTATGGTAA
- a CDS encoding 50S ribosomal protein L13, with amino-acid sequence MIIDGEGLVLGRLASKISKIILAGESVTVLNAEKIMISGGRDWAYHKYKQRIDRASISNPRDMGPKYPRRPDDIFRRTVRGMIPYKKSHGREAFKLLKVYVGVPTEFESAELTRIPEAEPKNITKSIELGTVSTLLGSKF; translated from the coding sequence ATGATCATAGACGGAGAAGGACTCGTACTGGGAAGACTTGCAAGTAAAATCAGCAAGATCATACTCGCAGGTGAGAGTGTAACTGTTTTAAACGCTGAAAAAATAATGATTTCTGGTGGCAGGGATTGGGCTTACCATAAATATAAACAGAGAATAGACAGGGCTAGCATATCCAACCCAAGAGATATGGGACCAAAATACCCTAGAAGACCAGATGATATTTTCAGGAGAACTGTAAGAGGAATGATACCTTACAAAAAATCCCATGGAAGAGAAGCATTCAAGTTACTAAAGGTATATGTTGGAGTTCCAACGGAATTTGAATCTGCAGAACTAACAAGGATTCCTGAAGCAGAACCAAAGAACATAACCAAGAGCATTGAACTTGGAACAGTATCAACATTACTTGGATCTAAATTTTAA
- a CDS encoding 30S ribosomal protein S13 produces the protein MEEEFKHMVRISRRDVDGKKTIENALADIKGIGRALSRALCTVAGFDATMQIGYLPDKDVLVLEEAVKAPQKFDLPEWMLNRRNDYETGETVHLIESDLTMRLRDDLNRMKKTRSYKGRRHEVGLPVRGQRTKSTFRKGKSVGVRRRRGRPQ, from the coding sequence ATGGAAGAGGAATTTAAACACATGGTCCGTATCTCCCGTAGGGATGTAGACGGTAAAAAAACAATTGAAAACGCTCTTGCAGATATCAAAGGTATTGGAAGGGCATTATCACGGGCACTGTGCACAGTTGCTGGATTTGATGCAACAATGCAAATAGGATACCTGCCAGATAAAGATGTTCTGGTTCTTGAAGAGGCTGTTAAAGCACCTCAAAAATTTGATTTACCAGAATGGATGTTAAACAGGCGTAACGATTATGAAACTGGTGAAACAGTCCACCTAATAGAATCTGACCTTACAATGAGGTTAAGGGACGACTTAAACAGAATGAAGAAAACCAGAAGCTACAAGGGTAGAAGACATGAGGTAGGACTCCCAGTCAGGGGTCAGAGAACCAAGTCAACCTTCAGGAAAGGTAAATCTGTTGGAGTTAGAAGGAGAAGAGGAAGACCACAGTAA
- a CDS encoding uL15 family ribosomal protein: MIRKTRKVCKLRGSRTMAGGCSKNNRGAGHRGGKGLAGGHKHHWTWMVKYDPNHFGKYGFKRPQGSVYEYNPVNVDYLDEKCEELVSKGLATKDKKKIVIDVTEIGYNKVLGKGRISKALTIKSPQFSKSALKKIEEAGGEAITL, from the coding sequence ATGATAAGAAAAACAAGGAAAGTATGTAAATTGCGAGGTTCCAGAACAATGGCCGGCGGATGTTCCAAGAACAACAGAGGCGCAGGTCATAGAGGTGGAAAAGGTTTGGCCGGTGGACACAAACACCACTGGACATGGATGGTCAAGTACGATCCTAACCACTTCGGTAAATACGGTTTTAAAAGACCACAGGGAAGTGTATATGAATACAACCCTGTAAATGTTGACTATCTGGATGAAAAATGTGAAGAACTTGTTTCCAAAGGATTAGCAACTAAAGATAAGAAAAAAATAGTAATAGACGTGACTGAAATAGGTTACAACAAAGTTTTAGGGAAGGGCAGGATTAGTAAAGCACTAACAATTAAATCCCCCCAATTTTCCAAGTCAGCTCTCAAAAAAATTGAAGAAGCTGGAGGAGAAGCAATTACCCTTTAA
- a CDS encoding RNA-guided pseudouridylation complex pseudouridine synthase subunit Cbf5: protein MAELLIKAEGETDPYFGSKPDERPIKEHISNGVVNLDKTMGPTSHEIDSWVKRILHVEKTGHGGTLDPRVTGVLPIGINKATRVIQMLLGAPKEYVCLMRLHEEISEQRIRDILQEFTGKIFQTPPLKSAVKRELRVRTIYNIDIIEIDGQDVLFLINCEGGTYIRKYCHDIGEALGIGAHMAELRRTKSGPFTEDETLKTLQDLTDAYYYLTVENDETQIRECILPMEAAVTHLKQVIVRDSAVDAICHGADLASGGILKLSPNIDKGETVRVLTLKGELVAAGETVENSAGILKSNKGIMVNIKKVFMEPETYPKMWK from the coding sequence ATGGCAGAACTTCTCATAAAAGCCGAAGGTGAAACAGATCCATATTTTGGATCTAAACCCGACGAGCGACCAATAAAAGAACACATCTCCAACGGAGTTGTGAATCTAGATAAAACAATGGGCCCAACCTCCCATGAGATTGACTCATGGGTAAAAAGGATTCTTCACGTAGAGAAAACAGGCCACGGTGGAACACTCGACCCTAGAGTCACAGGTGTACTTCCCATAGGAATAAACAAAGCAACACGTGTTATCCAGATGCTTTTAGGCGCTCCTAAGGAATATGTATGCCTTATGAGGCTTCATGAGGAAATCAGTGAACAGAGAATTCGGGATATTCTCCAGGAATTTACAGGGAAAATATTCCAGACACCACCCCTCAAATCCGCTGTAAAGCGTGAGTTAAGGGTTCGAACAATATACAATATTGACATCATAGAAATTGATGGACAGGATGTTCTCTTCCTTATAAATTGCGAAGGAGGAACCTACATCAGAAAGTACTGTCATGATATTGGAGAAGCACTTGGAATTGGTGCCCACATGGCAGAACTCAGAAGAACTAAGTCAGGACCATTCACTGAAGACGAAACACTTAAAACACTTCAAGATCTAACAGATGCTTACTATTACCTAACTGTAGAAAATGACGAAACTCAAATCAGAGAATGCATACTTCCAATGGAAGCAGCAGTCACACATCTCAAACAGGTTATAGTAAGGGATTCAGCTGTGGATGCCATATGCCATGGTGCAGATCTTGCTTCAGGAGGAATTCTGAAACTTTCCCCTAACATTGATAAAGGAGAAACTGTTAGAGTACTCACACTTAAAGGTGAACTCGTTGCAGCAGGTGAAACTGTTGAAAATTCAGCAGGGATCTTGAAATCAAATAAGGGAATAATGGTAAATATAAAAAAGGTATTTATGGAACCTGAAACATATCCAAAGATGTGGAAGTAA
- a CDS encoding DNA-directed RNA polymerase subunit K, whose amino-acid sequence MAAKKLTRFERARIIGARALQLSMGADPQVDVSQADSIDPIDIALLELKKNKLPLDVRRKTV is encoded by the coding sequence ATGGCTGCTAAAAAACTCACAAGGTTTGAAAGAGCAAGAATAATAGGTGCAAGAGCATTACAATTATCTATGGGTGCAGATCCACAGGTAGATGTATCCCAAGCAGATTCTATTGATCCAATAGACATTGCCTTGCTTGAACTTAAAAAGAATAAATTACCACTAGATGTCAGAAGAAAAACTGTTTAA
- the rpmD gene encoding 50S ribosomal protein L30, with amino-acid sequence MIAAVRVRGRTGVKKGIQDTMSMLKLTRINHLVLLHEDPTYKGMLVKAKDYITWGEIDEETITQIITKRGKLSGNVNVTEEYIKENTDFSSIEELAKAVVAGEATVEDAGIKPVFRLHPPRKGYEATKQSFKEGGSLGNRGNINELVAKMI; translated from the coding sequence ATGATCGCAGCAGTAAGAGTGAGGGGCAGAACCGGTGTAAAGAAAGGTATACAAGACACCATGTCCATGTTAAAACTCACAAGAATCAACCACCTAGTCCTCCTACACGAAGATCCAACTTACAAAGGAATGTTAGTGAAGGCAAAGGACTACATCACCTGGGGAGAAATTGATGAGGAAACAATTACCCAAATCATAACCAAACGTGGAAAACTCTCAGGTAATGTTAATGTTACAGAAGAATATATTAAAGAAAACACAGATTTCTCTTCAATAGAAGAACTTGCAAAGGCTGTTGTAGCTGGAGAAGCTACTGTTGAAGATGCTGGAATAAAACCAGTTTTCAGACTACATCCTCCAAGGAAAGGATACGAAGCAACCAAACAAAGCTTTAAAGAAGGAGGAAGCCTGGGAAACAGGGGAAATATTAACGAACTTGTTGCAAAGATGATCTAA
- a CDS encoding 50S ribosomal protein L14e, translating into MPAIEVGRICVKIAGREAGEKCVIVEVIDDKFVEVVGTAMKNRKCNIKHLEPVDQTIEIKSDDVEAIKKELEAAIA; encoded by the coding sequence ATGCCAGCAATAGAAGTAGGAAGAATATGTGTTAAAATAGCAGGAAGGGAAGCAGGCGAGAAATGTGTTATCGTTGAAGTCATAGATGACAAATTTGTTGAAGTAGTTGGAACAGCAATGAAAAACAGAAAATGCAACATAAAACATCTCGAACCAGTTGACCAGACAATAGAAATAAAATCCGATGATGTTGAAGCAATAAAAAAAGAACTTGAAGCAGCAATAGCTTAA
- a CDS encoding DNA-directed RNA polymerase subunit D, with protein sequence MEIDIKKKDENFLLFSIEGVNDAFINAIRRISTVEVPTMAVETVEILKNDAKIFDEALAHRLGLVPLTTDIESMILASECDCEETCPRCSVSLLLKEKGPKTVYSGDLKSQDPQVVPYNDTIPLLKLKEGEEVELIAIAKLGQGLEHAKWEPTTACAYKYYPQITIDTETCEECGLCAKECPRGVYEFDEKKNLVKVVDLENCSMCKTCVRGCTTNSITVEGQEGKYIFRIETDGSLSPEEVLKRACDILSDKSEKIIEFCK encoded by the coding sequence ATGGAAATAGATATCAAAAAAAAGGATGAGAACTTTCTGTTGTTTTCAATAGAAGGGGTCAACGATGCCTTTATAAATGCCATAAGAAGGATATCCACAGTGGAAGTCCCAACAATGGCAGTTGAAACGGTGGAGATCTTAAAAAACGACGCCAAAATATTTGACGAAGCCCTGGCACATAGACTGGGACTAGTACCACTAACAACAGACATAGAATCAATGATACTGGCATCAGAATGTGATTGTGAGGAAACATGCCCAAGATGCAGTGTATCACTCCTTCTAAAGGAAAAAGGTCCTAAAACAGTATATTCTGGAGATCTAAAATCCCAGGATCCTCAAGTAGTACCTTACAATGATACAATACCACTACTCAAACTCAAAGAAGGAGAAGAAGTAGAGCTAATAGCAATTGCTAAACTTGGACAAGGACTCGAGCATGCTAAATGGGAGCCAACAACAGCCTGTGCATACAAATATTATCCACAGATAACCATAGATACCGAAACATGTGAGGAATGTGGATTGTGTGCAAAAGAATGCCCAAGGGGAGTATATGAATTTGATGAAAAGAAAAACCTTGTTAAAGTGGTTGATCTTGAAAACTGTTCAATGTGCAAAACTTGTGTAAGAGGATGCACAACAAATTCAATAACTGTTGAAGGCCAGGAAGGCAAATACATTTTCAGAATCGAAACCGATGGATCACTATCTCCAGAAGAAGTTCTAAAAAGAGCTTGCGACATCCTATCTGATAAATCTGAGAAGATCATAGAATTTTGTAAATAA
- the rpsE gene encoding 30S ribosomal protein S5, producing MANNYTKEEFVPKTQLGHLVKEGKITDIDEIFEKGLPIMELGIVDTLLPDLEEEVMDVNLVQRMHKSGRKVNFRVIVAVGNKNGYVGLGQGKAKEVGPAIRKAVDNAKFNIIKVRRGCGDWGCVCGREHTVPFKIEGKKGSVRVTLIPAPGGVGLAIGNVGKTILGLAGIDDVWSQTMGQTQTTINFAGAVFEALKELSKVKATTRDLKNLGCIV from the coding sequence ATGGCAAATAATTACACTAAAGAAGAATTTGTACCAAAAACCCAGTTAGGGCATTTGGTTAAAGAAGGCAAAATAACAGATATCGATGAGATCTTTGAGAAAGGCCTTCCAATAATGGAACTGGGAATAGTAGACACACTACTACCCGACCTTGAAGAAGAGGTCATGGATGTAAACCTTGTTCAGAGAATGCATAAGTCTGGTCGTAAAGTTAACTTCAGAGTTATTGTAGCTGTTGGAAATAAAAATGGTTACGTAGGACTTGGACAGGGAAAAGCCAAAGAGGTAGGACCTGCAATAAGAAAAGCAGTAGACAATGCTAAATTTAACATTATAAAAGTTAGAAGAGGCTGCGGTGACTGGGGATGTGTCTGTGGTAGGGAACACACAGTACCATTCAAAATTGAAGGTAAAAAAGGAAGTGTTCGTGTCACCCTAATACCAGCACCTGGTGGAGTAGGTCTAGCAATAGGAAATGTTGGAAAAACGATCCTAGGACTAGCAGGTATAGACGATGTATGGTCCCAAACAATGGGCCAAACACAGACAACCATAAACTTTGCAGGAGCAGTTTTCGAAGCACTTAAAGAACTGAGCAAAGTAAAAGCAACTACCAGAGACCTCAAAAATCTAGGATGTATAGTATAA
- a CDS encoding 30S ribosomal protein S9, with protein sequence MKKVIHTSGKRKTAIARGRFRTGKGRVRINKSPVELYDPELARLKIKEPLTLAGDLLNDVDIDVRVAGGGVMGQAEAARMVIAKGLVQWTSDMELKEKYNQYDRTMLVGDPRRSEPKKYGGPGARARKQKSYR encoded by the coding sequence ATGAAGAAGGTAATACACACAAGTGGAAAAAGGAAAACTGCCATAGCAAGGGGCAGATTCAGGACAGGCAAAGGCCGTGTCAGGATCAACAAAAGTCCAGTTGAACTATACGATCCAGAACTTGCAAGACTAAAAATAAAAGAACCATTAACACTCGCAGGCGACCTCTTAAATGACGTTGATATAGACGTACGGGTTGCAGGTGGAGGAGTTATGGGACAGGCTGAGGCGGCCAGAATGGTAATAGCCAAAGGACTTGTACAATGGACCAGCGACATGGAACTTAAAGAAAAATATAACCAGTACGACAGAACCATGCTGGTTGGAGATCCGCGCCGTTCCGAACCTAAAAAATATGGTGGTCCCGGAGCAAGAGCAAGGAAACAAAAGAGTTACAGGTAA
- a CDS encoding 50S ribosomal protein L18e — MVKLTKTNPNLKKIVVTLKEKSYSEDAAIWKDIAKRLERPTRKTAEVNISDINRYTSPDEVILVPGKVLGNGSLDHKVKVAAMGFSKSAEEKIATAGGECMNILEAVEKNPKGSGIRIIE, encoded by the coding sequence ATGGTGAAACTTACAAAGACAAACCCCAATCTGAAGAAGATTGTGGTGACTCTTAAAGAAAAATCATATTCAGAAGACGCTGCAATATGGAAGGACATTGCAAAAAGACTTGAAAGACCAACAAGAAAAACTGCAGAAGTCAACATATCCGATATAAACAGGTACACATCTCCTGATGAAGTAATACTCGTGCCAGGAAAAGTTTTAGGAAACGGAAGCCTTGACCACAAGGTGAAAGTTGCAGCCATGGGCTTCTCAAAGAGTGCCGAGGAAAAAATTGCAACAGCAGGAGGAGAATGTATGAACATTCTTGAGGCTGTTGAAAAAAATCCTAAGGGAAGCGGAATAAGGATAATAGAATAA